In Phaeobacter inhibens DSM 16374, the following proteins share a genomic window:
- a CDS encoding MarR family winged helix-turn-helix transcriptional regulator has product MDEKDDFALQDFLPYLLNRAAEESSLEFQKHYKNRYGMLRNEWRVLFHLGNYGRMTATEIGQRAKIHKTKISRAVAKLAERRFVLRHRDEKDRRAEHLELTSQGEAAYRDLSTQAAIYDRQLAGRLSDGESAALRHMLRKLAGIEP; this is encoded by the coding sequence ATGGATGAAAAAGATGACTTCGCGCTGCAGGATTTCTTGCCGTATCTGCTCAACCGGGCTGCGGAGGAATCCTCGCTTGAGTTTCAAAAGCACTACAAGAACCGCTATGGAATGCTGCGCAATGAATGGCGGGTGCTGTTTCATTTGGGCAATTACGGTCGCATGACAGCAACTGAGATCGGCCAGCGTGCCAAGATACATAAGACGAAGATCAGCCGGGCGGTTGCGAAACTTGCAGAACGTCGCTTTGTTCTGCGTCATCGCGATGAGAAAGATCGTCGTGCCGAGCACCTGGAGCTTACGTCGCAAGGTGAGGCCGCGTATCGTGACCTGAGCACGCAGGCTGCGATCTATGACCGTCAACTCGCGGGGCGGCTCAGCGACGGGGAAAGTGCGGCGCTGCGCCACATGTTGCGCAAACTTGCAGGAATTGAGCCATAG
- the hmgA gene encoding homogentisate 1,2-dioxygenase yields the protein MNHEVDAHEMIQAPSPAGPHTGYMPGFGNDFETEALPGALPQGMNSPQKCNYGLYGEQLSGTAFTAPSHQNERTWCYRIRPSVKHSHRYTKIDLPYWKSAPNVDPDVISLGQYRWDPVPHGTEGLTWLTGMRTMTTAGDVNTQVGMASHIYLVTDSMVDSYFYSADSELLVVPQEGRLRFATELGIIDIEPQEIAIIPRGLVYRVEVLDGPCRGFVCENYGQKFELPGRGPIGANCMANPRDFKAPVAAFEDRETPSTVTIKWCGQFHETKIGHSPLDVVAWHGNYTPVKYDLRTYCPVGAILFDHPDPSIFTVLTAPSGQPGTANIDFVLFRERWMVAEDTFRPPWYHKNIMSELMGNIYGQYDAKPQGFVPGGVSLHNMMLPHGPDRNAFEGASNADLGPEKLDNTMSFMFETRFPQHLTPFAANEAPLQDDYIDCWADIEKKFDGTPGKK from the coding sequence ATGAATCACGAAGTCGATGCCCATGAAATGATCCAGGCCCCATCTCCTGCAGGGCCTCACACGGGTTATATGCCCGGATTTGGCAATGACTTTGAAACAGAAGCGTTGCCCGGTGCCCTACCGCAGGGCATGAACAGCCCCCAGAAATGCAACTACGGCCTTTATGGCGAACAGCTGAGTGGTACGGCCTTTACCGCTCCAAGCCATCAGAACGAACGCACCTGGTGCTATCGCATTCGCCCGTCGGTGAAACACTCGCACCGCTACACTAAGATTGATCTGCCCTATTGGAAGTCCGCCCCGAACGTGGACCCGGATGTGATCAGCCTCGGTCAGTACCGCTGGGATCCCGTGCCGCACGGCACAGAGGGACTGACCTGGCTCACGGGTATGCGCACCATGACCACGGCAGGAGACGTCAACACCCAGGTCGGCATGGCGAGCCATATCTATCTGGTTACCGACTCCATGGTGGACAGCTACTTTTATTCCGCTGATTCCGAATTGCTGGTGGTCCCACAGGAAGGGCGCCTGCGGTTTGCAACCGAGCTGGGCATCATCGATATTGAACCTCAGGAAATTGCCATCATCCCACGCGGGCTGGTCTACCGGGTCGAAGTACTGGACGGCCCCTGTCGTGGCTTTGTCTGCGAAAATTACGGGCAGAAGTTTGAATTGCCCGGCCGTGGTCCGATCGGGGCCAACTGCATGGCAAATCCCCGGGATTTCAAGGCCCCGGTGGCGGCATTTGAGGATCGTGAGACGCCTTCTACCGTCACAATCAAGTGGTGTGGCCAGTTTCACGAGACCAAAATCGGTCACTCACCGCTGGATGTCGTGGCCTGGCACGGCAACTACACGCCGGTGAAATATGACCTGCGGACCTATTGCCCGGTTGGAGCCATCCTGTTTGACCATCCGGATCCGTCAATCTTTACCGTGCTGACGGCGCCGTCTGGCCAGCCCGGCACCGCAAATATCGATTTTGTTCTGTTCCGGGAACGTTGGATGGTGGCGGAAGATACCTTCCGCCCACCGTGGTATCACAAGAACATCATGTCGGAACTGATGGGCAATATCTATGGCCAGTATGACGCCAAGCCTCAGGGCTTTGTTCCCGGCGGCGTCAGCCTGCACAATATGATGCTGCCGCACGGCCCGGATAGAAACGCCTTTGAGGGCGCATCCAACGCAGATTTGGGTCCGGAGAAGTTGGACAACACAATGTCCTTTATGTTCGAGACCCGTTTCCCGCAGCATCTGACCCCATTTGCCGCCAATGAGGCACCGCTGCAGGATGACTACATCGATTGCTGGGCCGACATCGAAAAGAAATTCGACGGCACCCCGGGCAAAAAATAA
- a CDS encoding VPEID-CTERM sorting domain-containing protein, which produces MKLTLRMTHLIATAAVWLATGPRAFAAGEWPDAGGPGNGNGNGWGNGWGNGWGNGGGNGNGNGNGGGQTVPEIDVSAGLLAVAAVAAALLLTWELRRRRSAQN; this is translated from the coding sequence ATGAAACTGACACTGCGCATGACCCATCTGATAGCCACAGCGGCTGTGTGGCTCGCAACCGGTCCGAGAGCCTTTGCGGCGGGTGAGTGGCCGGATGCTGGTGGCCCCGGGAACGGCAATGGCAATGGGTGGGGCAATGGCTGGGGCAACGGTTGGGGCAACGGCGGAGGTAACGGAAATGGCAATGGCAACGGTGGTGGCCAGACGGTTCCGGAGATCGATGTCAGTGCAGGTCTGCTCGCCGTCGCTGCGGTTGCGGCAGCGCTGTTGTTGACCTGGGAACTGCGCCGTCGCCGATCCGCACAGAACTGA
- a CDS encoding adenylate/guanylate cyclase domain-containing protein produces MTDAASRATPIIDWLTAEGLRGASRQEMLQGFCQRLADIGVPLLRFHLAQRAYHPKYGGIGFSWTRSDGLSHEFYEHSDTPRDEWLYSTFYYMLERDVPEFRSKLTGHVLERFPALAQFKQRGATDYFALAKRFGDFADAPFDPRRPGEGILSSWSTDHPEGFTNADLALIRQIYSHLALALRAASAQQMAKDLLQVYLGRDAGQRVLSGEIQRGSSRQIDAVICYFDLKGFTQLAEQIPGAELIDMLNDYFGLAVETIQSHGGNILKFMGDGILSMFDLGSIGEDATAALAAASALQGKIRNRNTQRSAQGVPTADFTLALHAGEILYGNIGSENRLDFTVIGPTVNLTARISGMHTSVGRSIIVSEQVQKAAQPTSHDLVSLGRYMLRGVAEPVELFTIYEG; encoded by the coding sequence ATGACGGATGCTGCTTCGCGCGCCACGCCGATAATCGACTGGCTCACTGCTGAAGGGCTACGAGGGGCCAGCCGTCAGGAGATGTTGCAGGGGTTCTGCCAGAGGCTCGCCGATATCGGGGTGCCTCTGCTGCGCTTCCATCTGGCACAGCGCGCCTATCATCCGAAATATGGTGGTATCGGGTTTAGCTGGACGCGGTCCGACGGGCTGTCGCATGAGTTCTATGAACACAGCGATACCCCGCGGGATGAATGGCTTTACAGCACCTTCTACTACATGTTGGAACGCGACGTTCCGGAGTTCCGAAGTAAGCTGACGGGCCATGTTCTGGAGAGATTTCCGGCGTTGGCACAGTTCAAGCAGCGCGGGGCGACGGATTATTTTGCATTGGCAAAGCGGTTCGGCGATTTTGCTGACGCGCCCTTTGACCCTCGGCGCCCGGGCGAGGGTATATTGTCCTCGTGGTCGACCGATCACCCGGAGGGGTTTACAAATGCAGATCTGGCCCTGATCCGCCAGATTTATTCGCATCTGGCATTGGCGTTGCGCGCGGCGTCCGCACAGCAGATGGCCAAAGATCTGTTGCAGGTCTATCTGGGGCGCGATGCCGGGCAGCGGGTTTTGTCGGGAGAAATTCAACGCGGATCCTCCCGCCAGATTGATGCGGTGATCTGTTACTTCGATCTGAAAGGGTTCACCCAGCTGGCAGAACAAATTCCGGGTGCCGAACTGATTGATATGCTCAACGATTACTTCGGTCTGGCTGTTGAGACGATCCAGTCTCATGGTGGGAATATTCTGAAATTCATGGGTGATGGTATATTGTCCATGTTCGATCTTGGCAGCATTGGCGAGGATGCGACTGCTGCCCTGGCAGCCGCCAGCGCGCTACAGGGGAAAATTCGCAATCGAAATACGCAGCGCTCTGCGCAAGGCGTGCCAACTGCGGATTTCACTCTTGCACTGCACGCCGGCGAAATCCTCTACGGAAATATTGGGTCTGAGAACCGGCTGGATTTCACAGTTATAGGGCCAACCGTCAATCTGACGGCCCGAATCTCAGGTATGCACACTTCCGTCGGGCGCAGCATCATCGTGTCTGAACAGGTGCAGAAAGCAGCTCAGCCGACCAGCCACGATCTGGTCTCGTTGGGGCGCTATATGCTGCGCGGTGTCGCGGAGCCGGTGGAGTTGTTCACGATCTACGAGGGTTAA